Part of the Sphingobium lignivorans genome is shown below.
GACCATGCCGGCGGCGGTGAGATAAAGCCCGACCGCCCCGATTCCGTGCGTCGCGACGAGATATTGCGCAACGATGGGCGCCATGGCGCCGCCGAGAATGCCGCCGACATTGAAAGCGAAGGACGAGCCGGAATAGCGCACGCGGGCCGGGAAGAGAGAGGTCAGCCACTCGCCCAGCGGCCCGTAAGTGAAGCCCATCACCAGCAGCGCGACGGCCAGGGTCATGAAGAGCAGGGCAGGCGCATCGGCATTGAACCCCGCGCCGAAGACGAAACCGAGCGGCACGGTCGCGGCGCAGCCGGCGATCAGCGCTTTGGCGGCCGATTGCCGGTCCGACCACCAGCCGGCGAGAATGATGCCCAGCGCGAGCATGAAGATCGCGGCAAGCTGCATGGACAGCACCTGGTCGCGCGCCATGCCAAGGCTCGTCGTCGCGTAGCCGAGCGCGAAGGCTGTGGAGATGTAGAAGAGCGCGAAGCAGGCCACGACCGCGAGCGTGCCTGCCATCGTTGCGCGCAGATGGCGCGTCAGCAGCTCCGCCATCGGGATGCGGGCCGGAGGCTCAGCATCGAGCGCGGCCCGGAATTCCGGCGTTTCGCCCAGCCGCAAGCGCACCCACAGGCCCAGAATGACGAGCGCGGCGCTGGCGAGGAACGGGAGGCGCCATCCCCATGCCAGGAACTCGGCTTCGCTCAGCCAGAGGCCGAGCACGAGGAACAGGCCGTTCGCGGCGATGAAACCCAGCGGGGCGCCGAGCTGCGGCATCATGCCGAAGCGCCCGCGCCAGCCGGGCGGCGCATTCTCCACCGCGAGCAGCGCGGCGCCGCCCCATTCGCCCCCGAGCCCCAGTCCCTGCCCGAAGCGCAGGATGCAGAGCAGCAGCGGCGCCAGCCAGCCGATCATCGCATAAGTCGGCAGGAAGGCGATCAGGAATGTAGAGCCGCCCATCAGCAGCAGCGAGGCGACCAGCGTCGACTTCCGGCCGATCCGATCGCCATAATGGCCGAACACCGCCGCGCCGAGCGGTCGGGCAAGGAAGGCGAGCGCGAAGCTGGCATAAGCGGCCATGAGCTGCGCGGTGGGGGAACTGGCGGGAAAGAAAAGCGGTCCGAAGACCAGACTCGCGGCGGTCGCGTAGATATAGAAATCGTAGAATTCTACCGTGGTGCCCACCAGGCTGGCGACCAGCACTCGCCGATGCTGCATCATCGCGGCAAGGCCGCCTCGTGTCGTTTCGGTCAAGACATTCCCCTCCTGCTGACCGGTACGTTCACTCCGGCGCTTGCGGCGCCGTGCCCTGATCTCCGGTTCGCCGCAACTGGTTCAGCACCTCATAGGCCATCACCGCCCCGGCGACGGACGCGTTCAGGCTGTCGGCACGGCCCAGCATCGGAATTTTCACCAGCAGGTCGCAGGCGGCTTCGTAGCCGGCGGGCAGACCGCGCGCTTCATTGCCGATCAGCAGGAAAGCGGGCGGGACATAAGCGGGCGCCTGATAGTCCTGATCGGTGTTGAGGCTGGTGCCGATGAGCTGACCCGGCCCGGCGCGCAGCCAGGCGAGGAATTCATCCCAGCTCGCATGGGCGATGGTCTGCGTGAAGATCGCGCCCATCGAAGCGCGCACGGCCTCCACGGAGAAGGGATCGACGCAATCATCGACCAGTATCACGCCGCCCGCGCCCACGGCGTCGCCGATGCGCATCAGTGTGCCGAGATTGCCGGGATCGCGCATCGCCTGCGCGACGAACCAGATGGGCGCCCGGGCGCGGTCGAGTGCGGGGAGGGGCGTCAACCGATCGCGATAGACGCCGATGAGGGTCTGGGCATTGTCCTTGCCGGACATCTTGCCGAGAATATCCGGCGTGGTGAAAATCACGTCGCCGCCGGCCGCTTCCACCGCATTGATCAGCGCGCTGGCCAGGGGATGGGGGTCCGCGCCGCTGGCGAGGAAGATCATCTCGGGCAGCACGCCCAGCTCACGCGCTTCGGTCAGGATGCGCAGCCCTTCGGCAAGGAAAAGCCCCTCCCGCTTGCGCAGCTTCTTCTCGCGCAGGGAGCGGACCCGTTTGACGAGCGGATTGGAAAAGCCGGTGATTTCTCGGGCCAAGGCGTCTGTGCCTATTCCTCGCCGAAGCGATCCTGGACCAGCGCGGTCATGGCGGCCAGAGCCTCCTCGGCGCCTTCGCCCGCAGCGGAAATCGTGATGTCGTCGCCCATCGCCGCGCCCAGCATCATGAGTCCCATGATCGAGGTGCCGACGACTTCATGACCATCCTTGCGCACGGTGACGGTCGCCTTGAGCCCGCTGGCGAGCGTCACGAATTTCGCGCTGGCGCGGGCGTGCAGCCCCCGCTTGTTGGCGATGCGCACGGTCTGGCTGAGCATCATCCCGCTCACTGGATGTCGCCGAGCAGCTCGGAAGCCACGCTGA
Proteins encoded:
- a CDS encoding TrmH family RNA methyltransferase, whose amino-acid sequence is MAREITGFSNPLVKRVRSLREKKLRKREGLFLAEGLRILTEARELGVLPEMIFLASGADPHPLASALINAVEAAGGDVIFTTPDILGKMSGKDNAQTLIGVYRDRLTPLPALDRARAPIWFVAQAMRDPGNLGTLMRIGDAVGAGGVILVDDCVDPFSVEAVRASMGAIFTQTIAHASWDEFLAWLRAGPGQLIGTSLNTDQDYQAPAYVPPAFLLIGNEARGLPAGYEAACDLLVKIPMLGRADSLNASVAGAVMAYEVLNQLRRTGDQGTAPQAPE
- a CDS encoding HPr family phosphocarrier protein — encoded protein: MMLSQTVRIANKRGLHARASAKFVTLASGLKATVTVRKDGHEVVGTSIMGLMMLGAAMGDDITISAAGEGAEEALAAMTALVQDRFGEE
- a CDS encoding MFS transporter, which codes for MMQHRRVLVASLVGTTVEFYDFYIYATAASLVFGPLFFPASSPTAQLMAAYASFALAFLARPLGAAVFGHYGDRIGRKSTLVASLLLMGGSTFLIAFLPTYAMIGWLAPLLLCILRFGQGLGLGGEWGGAALLAVENAPPGWRGRFGMMPQLGAPLGFIAANGLFLVLGLWLSEAEFLAWGWRLPFLASAALVILGLWVRLRLGETPEFRAALDAEPPARIPMAELLTRHLRATMAGTLAVVACFALFYISTAFALGYATTSLGMARDQVLSMQLAAIFMLALGIILAGWWSDRQSAAKALIAGCAATVPLGFVFGAGFNADAPALLFMTLAVALLVMGFTYGPLGEWLTSLFPARVRYSGSSFAFNVGGILGGAMAPIVAQYLVATHGIGAVGLYLTAAGMVSLFGLVWLARE